One Gossypium raimondii isolate GPD5lz chromosome 3, ASM2569854v1, whole genome shotgun sequence genomic window carries:
- the LOC105796276 gene encoding WRKY DNA-binding transcription factor 70: MSWNTKKAIEELVRGKELTKQLRDLLTKSLTDDGFVDSEGLVLKICDTFANTLSLLTNSNTTTTTAVPDYYYNDDLNDVSQKPTINITSDGRKSEDSGDSIKSPPSTLRDRRGSYKRRKCVDSRKKITSALVDDGYAWRKYGQKQILNANHPRSYFRCTHKTDQGCQATKQVQKLEDDPPKYATIYYGHHTCKNKLKPCHFMVDDSTCNNDSSILLSFANDSTLTNKQGNDNPFFSSVKQESKEDYKPISEITYNGSSSSDYLLSPHHHQLSTFDLSSADMTVLQSPDHDVLSDVVDSVHLDDLLQF; encoded by the exons ATGTCTTGGAACACAAAGAAAGCAATCGAAGAACTTGTCCGAGGCAAAGAGTTAACCAAACAGCTACGAGATCTGCTCACTAAATCTTTAACAGATGATGGTTTTGTGGACAGTGAAGGTCTGGTCCTTAAAATCTGTGACACTTTTGCTAATACCCTTTCCTTATTAACAAATTCTAACACTACTACTACTACTGCCGTCCCCGATTATTATTACAATGATGATCTTAACGACGTTTCTCAAAAACCTACCATTAACATCACTTCCGATGGTCGGAAATCCGAAGATTCCGGCGACAGCATTAAAAGTCCTCCCTCTACACTTAGAGATCGAAGAGGATCTTACAAGAGaag GAAGTGTGTTGattcaaggaaaaaaatcaCCTCAGCACTTGTTGATGATGGGTATGCATGGAGAAAATATGGCCAAAAACAAATCCTTAATGCCAATCACCCAAG AAGCTACTTTAGATGCACCCACAAGACAGATCAAGGTTGTCAAGCAACCAAACAAGTCcaaaagcttgaagatgatcCTCCAAAGTATGCAACAATATACTATGGTCACCATACTTGCAAAAACAAGCTCAAGCCTTGTCATTTCATGGTGGATGATTCAACTTGTAACAATGATTCCTCTATATTACTTAGCTTTGCAAACGACAGTACTCTCACAAACAAGCAAGGCAACGACAACCCTTTTTTCTCATCGGTGAAACAAGAGAGCAAAGAGGATTATAAACCAATCAGTGAAATCACTTACAATGGATCATCATCGTCTGACTATCTTTTGTCACCTCATCATCATCAGTTGAGTACCTTTGATCTGTCATCAGCTGATATGACGGTGCTGCAGTCACCTGATCATGATGTTCTATCTGATGTAGTAGATTCCGTACATCTTGATGATTTGCTTCAGTTTTGA
- the LOC105796277 gene encoding protein FATTY ACID EXPORT 3, chloroplastic isoform X1: MLSIKNPNPSSGLEPLKRFHRASSSSSPMALCSSPSLRLRSPAYRVSLAAPKGFVVGFRSLHSRLPFHHSVVAFAASHEESKHSEMEVDREKDELETESEEESNEAWKQALASFKEQALKLQSVSLEAYEVHSKKALITLKETSEVLKVQAEKARNDLTEVVKEMSEEGKEYLSTAAENSPPEVKEIVETFSSSAEDFNDVSKVHDFHVGIPYGFILSVGGFLSFMVTGSISAIRFGIILGGALLALSVSSLKSHKRGESSPLAIKGQAVISSVLLLRELSLLIRRSTLCSFLTTVISGAVVAFYMYKLLSKDKPRLEPGTGN; this comes from the exons ATGTTGTCGatcaaaaaccctaaccctagctCCGGTTTGGAGCCCTTGAAGAGGTTCCATcgtgcttcttcttcttcttctccgaTGGCACTTTGCTCGTCACCGTCGTTACGGCTCAGATCGCCGGCTTACAGAGTCTCTCTCGCCGCTCCCAAAGGATTTGTAGTTGGTTTTCGCTCACTCCATTCACGGCTTCCCTTCCACCATTCCGTCGTCGCTTTCGCAGCTTCTCACGAGGAATCT AAGCATTCAGAAATGGAAGTTGATAGAGAAAAGGATGAATTGGAAACTGAGAGCGAAGAAGAATCAAACGAAGCATGGAAACAAGCTTTAGCTTCGTTTAAGGAACAAGCTTTGAAGTTGCAAAGCGTATCCCTTGAAGCTTACGAAGTTCACTCCAAGAAAGCTTTGATTACTCTTAAAGAAACTTCGGAGGTTCTCAAGGTTCAAGCTGAAAAGGCAAGAAATGATTTGACTGAAGTAGTCAAAGAAATGAGTGAAGAAGGCAAAGAATACCTCTCAACGGCTGCCGAGAATTCCCCTCCTGAAGTCAAAGAAATCGTTGAGACCTTCTCTTCCTCCGCCGAAGATTTCAATGACGTTTCCAAAGTTCATGACTTTCATGTCGGTATACCTTATG GTTTTATTCTTTCAGTTGGgggatttctttctttcatggTGACAGGGAGTATATCTGCCATTAGGTTTGGTATTATTCTAGGTGGAGCTCTTTTGGCATTAAGCGTATCGAGCTTAAAATCTCATAAAAGAGGAGAGTCGTCTCCTCTTGCCATCAAAGGACAAGCAG TGATCTCATCTGTACTACTTTTGAGGGAGTTAAGCTTGCTGATTCGG AGATCAACTCTGTGCTCCTTTCTCACAACCGTTATCAG TGGTGCAGTGGTAGCATTCTATATGTATAAGCTTCTATCAAAGGACAAGCCTCGCTTGGAACCTGGGACAGGAAATTGA
- the LOC105796277 gene encoding protein FATTY ACID EXPORT 3, chloroplastic isoform X2, with translation MLSIKNPNPSSGLEPLKRFHRASSSSSPMALCSSPSLRLRSPAYRVSLAAPKGFVVGFRSLHSRLPFHHSVVAFAASHEESHSEMEVDREKDELETESEEESNEAWKQALASFKEQALKLQSVSLEAYEVHSKKALITLKETSEVLKVQAEKARNDLTEVVKEMSEEGKEYLSTAAENSPPEVKEIVETFSSSAEDFNDVSKVHDFHVGIPYGFILSVGGFLSFMVTGSISAIRFGIILGGALLALSVSSLKSHKRGESSPLAIKGQAVISSVLLLRELSLLIRRSTLCSFLTTVISGAVVAFYMYKLLSKDKPRLEPGTGN, from the exons ATGTTGTCGatcaaaaaccctaaccctagctCCGGTTTGGAGCCCTTGAAGAGGTTCCATcgtgcttcttcttcttcttctccgaTGGCACTTTGCTCGTCACCGTCGTTACGGCTCAGATCGCCGGCTTACAGAGTCTCTCTCGCCGCTCCCAAAGGATTTGTAGTTGGTTTTCGCTCACTCCATTCACGGCTTCCCTTCCACCATTCCGTCGTCGCTTTCGCAGCTTCTCACGAGGAATCT CATTCAGAAATGGAAGTTGATAGAGAAAAGGATGAATTGGAAACTGAGAGCGAAGAAGAATCAAACGAAGCATGGAAACAAGCTTTAGCTTCGTTTAAGGAACAAGCTTTGAAGTTGCAAAGCGTATCCCTTGAAGCTTACGAAGTTCACTCCAAGAAAGCTTTGATTACTCTTAAAGAAACTTCGGAGGTTCTCAAGGTTCAAGCTGAAAAGGCAAGAAATGATTTGACTGAAGTAGTCAAAGAAATGAGTGAAGAAGGCAAAGAATACCTCTCAACGGCTGCCGAGAATTCCCCTCCTGAAGTCAAAGAAATCGTTGAGACCTTCTCTTCCTCCGCCGAAGATTTCAATGACGTTTCCAAAGTTCATGACTTTCATGTCGGTATACCTTATG GTTTTATTCTTTCAGTTGGgggatttctttctttcatggTGACAGGGAGTATATCTGCCATTAGGTTTGGTATTATTCTAGGTGGAGCTCTTTTGGCATTAAGCGTATCGAGCTTAAAATCTCATAAAAGAGGAGAGTCGTCTCCTCTTGCCATCAAAGGACAAGCAG TGATCTCATCTGTACTACTTTTGAGGGAGTTAAGCTTGCTGATTCGG AGATCAACTCTGTGCTCCTTTCTCACAACCGTTATCAG TGGTGCAGTGGTAGCATTCTATATGTATAAGCTTCTATCAAAGGACAAGCCTCGCTTGGAACCTGGGACAGGAAATTGA
- the LOC105796283 gene encoding uncharacterized protein LOC105796283, translating to MDRNAMTISILLFLIVTDVSNASSSSSLKLRYLANESPSKNDTVSTSTTPPSSPLPILISASGKKKLNPKLDPNSSNKTDFLMPLLGDKKDPKPLGKPKKVSASPQKEKVRGNNPSLTSNPKSDKTMKENKEKKNNVGGGNNLNSTNTVKRGYTNKDKEKKKTTKSNVIGNDSKSEIDDTCAGIASRCEDQNSLIACVKGFGTGSKEGVVLVHNKGEKTLNVNLMGPFGVSFPKRLRVPKHGIEKLNISLTISEPIALVLTAGNGDCFLPLNAQASETYFFSKLPSYDKLLTPINGAYFLIVAFIIFGGSLACCMFRKSRRHDSGIPYQELEMGLPESMATTNVETAEGWDQVWDDDWDEDMAVRSPLGRNVANISTNGLTVRSSNKDGWENDWDD from the exons ATGGATAGAAATGCAATGACAATATcgattttattgtttttaatcgTCACTGATGTTTCCAATGCTTCTTCGTCGTCGTCTTTGAAGCTTAGATACTTAGCTAATGAATCTCCATCAAAGAATGACACTGTTTCTACTTCTACAACGCCGCCT AGCTCTCCGTTGCCAATTCTTATATCGGCTTCAGGCAAGAAGAAATTGAATCCAAAACTTGATCCGAATTCATCCAATAAAACGGATTTTTTGATGCCACTTCTCGGTGACAAGAAAGATCCAAAACCATTGGGTAAACCCAAGAAGGTGAGTGCATCTCCTcaaaaggaaaaagttagaGGAAACAATCCAAGTTTAACTTCAAATCCGAAAAGTGATAAAACAATGAAGGAAAAtaaggagaagaaaaataatgtaGGTGGTGGAAACAATCTAAATAGTACAAACACTGTGAAAAGAGGTTATACAAACAAGgataaggaaaagaagaagacgACAAAGTCAAATGTAATTGGAAATGATTCCAAGTCTGAGATTGATGATACATGTGCCGGCATAGCTAGTAGATGTGAAGATCaaaactctttgattgcatgCGTTAAGGGTTTTGGAACTG GGTCCAAAGAAGGGGTTGTTTTGGTCCATAATAAGGGAGAAAAAACTTTGAATGTCAATCTTATGGGCCCTTTTGGAGTATCTTTTCCCAAGAGACTTAGAGTACCAAAACATGGTATTGAAAAG CTGAATATCTCTTTGACTATTAGTGAACCCATTGCGCTAGTGTTAACTGCTGGAAATGGAGATTGTTTCCTTCCTCTAAATGCTCAGGCATCTGAAACATACTTTTTCTCAAAGCTCCCATCGTATGACAAGCTGTTGACTCCGATAAATGGTGCCTACTTCTTGATTGTAGCATTTATAATATTTGGAGGATCATTGGCTTGTTGCATGTTTAGGAAAAGTAGACGACATGATAGTGGTATTCCTTACCAAGAGCTAGAAATGGGATTGCCTGAATCTATGGCAACTACCAATGTAGAAACAGCTGAAGGTTGGGACCAGGTTTGGGATGATGATTGGGACGAAGACATGGCTGTGAGGTCACCATTGGGACGAAATGTAGCTAATATATCAACAAATGGCCTCACTGTTAGGTCTTCAAATAAAGATGGCTGGGAGAATGATTGGGATGATTAg
- the LOC105796282 gene encoding pentatricopeptide repeat-containing protein At5g41170, mitochondrial, which yields MSSLFHNTSIFCNPTRTHGCKLHVLTMVSLPSKAHGTITSPGCSDERTARIRVVNFLDKIKAIPFKDTNGILSLMEKDASNWTLSAFNGLLMALLTADEADRAVELFSNASGLGLSPNGWTFSIIIRCLCKRNDLDEAQRVLHHMMENGYNPNVITFTILIDSLCKRGKLGYAFRVLELMGGIGCKPNVQTYNCLLKGLCYIGKVEQAHEMLMNMEKESIKPDIYSFTAIMDGFCKVGRSDEAMELLNQALVMGLEPNVVIFNTLFTGYNKEGRPQHGFKVLKLMKDKNCSPDSISYSTLMSGLLKWGKTRAALKVYKEMMGIGFEVEGKMLSSLLRGLCMKSWEEKDLVQDAYQVFDKMRKKDSIIDHSSYGFMIRTLCMVRKMEEAVYHLKEMIGMGYIPRTITFNNVIQGLCIEGKIHEALVVLVTMYENGKIPSRTSYDMLVKEFNRQGLLLGACNVYGAALKQGVVPHRIPLRLNSHSY from the coding sequence ATGTCTTCTCTATTTCATAATACTTCCATTTTCTGCAATCCCACGAGAACCCATGGTTGCAAGCTTCATGTTCTTACAATGGTTTCATTGCCTTCCAAAGCTCATGGAACCATAACATCACCAGGCTGCTCTGATGAAAGAACAGCCAGAATTCGGGTTGTGAATTTCCTGGACAAAATCAAAGCAATACCCTTTAAAGACACGAATGGAATTCTCAGCTTGATGGAGAAAGATGCGAGCAATTGGACCTTATCAGCTTTCAATGGTCTGTTAATGGCATTGCTTACAGCAGACGAGGCTGATCGAGCCGTGGAACTGTTCTCCAATGCATCAGGTTTGGGTTTATCACCGAATGGTTGGACATTTTCCATCATCATTAGATGCTTGTGTAAGAGAAACGACCTTGATGAAGCTCAACGAGTTTTACACCACATGATGGAAAATGGGTACAATCCAAATGTGATAACATTTACAATTCTCATTGATTCATTGTGCAAAAGAGGCAAATTGGGGTATGCTTTTCGAGTTCTTGAACTAATGGGTGGAATTGGGTGCAAACCAAATGTTCAAACATACAATTGCTTGTTAAAGGGATTATGTTATATTGGGAAAGTCGAACAAGCTCATGAAATGTTGATGAACATGGAGAAAGAATCAATAAAACCtgatatttattcatttacagCTATTATGGATGGTTTTTGTAAAGTGGGTAGATCAGATGAGGCAATGGAATTGCTTAACCAAGCTTTGGTTATGGGGTTAGAACCAAATGTGGTCATTTTCAACACTCTTTTCACTGGTTATAACAAGGAAGGAAGGCCACAACATGGGTTTAAAGTGTTAAAGCTTATGAAGGACAAAAATTGCAGCCCTGATAGTATTAGTTACAGCACCTTAATGAGTGGGTTGCTGAAATGGGGAAAAACAAGAGCTGCATTAAAAGTGTATAAAGAAATGATGGGTATTGGCTTTGAAGTTGAAGGAAAGATGCTGAGCAGTTTGCTTAGAGGTTTATGCATGAAATCATGGGAAGAAAAAGACTTGGTTCAAGATGCATACCAAGTGTTCGATAAAATGCGGAAGAAGGATTCTATCATTGATCATAGTAGCTATGGGTTTATGATTCGAACACTTTGTATGGTGAGGAAAATGGAGGAGGCTGTTTACCATTTGAAGGAAATGATTGGAATGGGGTACATTCCTAGGACGATAACCTTTAACAATGTGATTCAAGGGCTTTGTATTGAAGGAAAGATCCATGAGGCATTGGTGGTGTTGGTTACTATgtatgaaaatggtaaaatccCAAGTAGAACATCGTATGACATGTTGGTTAAAGAGTTTAATCGACAGGGGTTGTTGTTGGGTGCTTGTAATGTTTATGGTGCTGCTTTGAAGCAAGGTGTAGTCCCACATAGGATCCCACTAAGACTAAATAGCCATAGTTATTGA